In Cryptomeria japonica chromosome 10, Sugi_1.0, whole genome shotgun sequence, a genomic segment contains:
- the LOC131026951 gene encoding G-type lectin S-receptor-like serine/threonine-protein kinase At2g19130 → MAMKYLFLAITVIIAADYCSSLAVDGGDTLLLRDSLTGNQTIMSKNGMFALGFFSPRGTNNRYIGIWYAQIPEKTVVWVANRDNPVRSMPGVLQFSSDGHLRLFDGKGLSVWSTDIGQKGSRAVITDTGNFIMLGDGHNKSEIVWESFAHPGDTWLPGMIFWNGMTLTSWKSSSDPAIGFLSFGIVMSPEKTEMVTVYNKTVPFWSTGEWTATYFTNIHELRDEKTIKISPSNIYPSSIYFSFWIEKNLVGRIVLQDNGIIGLYYLMEDKTWNLMWSTRGGQCSAYDICGAYGMCYPNEVCGCVDGFTKSKNESHVWQSSGCERRTPLHCSATEGTTDGFFEEKKKYLPHKEAVLINNETTQQGCRTACLNNCSCTAFSFAISDPPICRLWFGELFGMRDDSSAGQSVFIRLAASELRRSTSKGSRKAHAHSILLPATGAAAAVVLAFLLVGFLLWRCRRQPKKSVEEDVPTSLKSFTYKELRIATQNFKHKLGSGAFGSVFKGTLPDNTLVAVKRLEGSGQVEKQFRAEISTIGRIQHVNLVRLWGFCVEGSRRLLVYAYMPNGSLKSFLFCKDEEVEKVLDWKTRFEIALGTARGLVYLHEECRDRIIHCDIKPENILLDGDFSPKVADFGLAKLVGRDFSRVLTTTRGTRGYLAPEWISGLPITPKADVFSFGMTLLEIISGRRNLEPNVEESRFYFPTWASSQIQRGNIIGVVDAKIANEVDTEEVGRAAMVGMLCIQDDENRRPSMREVVKILEGTMEAPALQIPRSVVVQVGQVDDEEDSDSFQFTSASKTTGSRAGLNWCCYYSNKD, encoded by the coding sequence ATGGCGATGAAGTACTTGTTCCTAGCAATTACTGTGATTATTGCAGCGGATTATTGCAGTTCTTTAGCAGTGGATGGTGGAGATACGCTTCTGTTGAGGGACTCCCTCACTGGAAATCAGACCATAATGTCAAAGAATGGCATGTTTGCATTGGGATTTTTTAGTCCGAGAGGAACGAATAATCGTTACATTGGCATCTGGTATGCACAAATCCCTGAGAAAACCGTAGTTTGGGTGGCTAACAGAGACAATCCTGTCAGAAGCATGCCCGGCGTTCTGCAATTTTCGAGCGATGGTCATCTCAGATTGTTTGACGGAAAGGGCCTGTCAGTTTGGTCGACTGATATTGGCCAGAAAGGATCGCGGGCAGTGATAACGGACACTGGCAATTTCATTATGCTGGGTGATGGCCACAACAAGTCTGAGATTGTTTGGGAGAGTTTCGCGCATCCGGGAGATACATGGTTGCCTGGCATGATATTCTGGAACGGCATGACGCTAACTTCATGGAAGAGTTCTTCAGATCCTGCAATTGGGTTCCTCTCTTTTGGAATCGTCATGTCTCCTGAAAAGACTGAGATGGTGACGGTCTATAACAAGACTGTTCCGTTCTGGTCCACTGGAGAATGGACTGCTACTTATTTTACCAACATTCATGAGTTGCGAGATGAAAAGACAATTAAAATATCCCCTTCGAATATTTATCCTTCAAGCATATACTTCAGTTTTTGGATAGAAAAGAACCTGGTGGGGAGGATCGTGTTACAAGATAATGGCATAATAGGCCTCTACTACTTGATGGAAGATAAGACATGGAATTTGATGTGGTCGACACGCGGAGGCCAATGCAGTGCTTATGATATCTGCGGGGCTTATGGAATGTGCTATCCCAATGAAGTGTGTGGTTGCGTTGACGGCTTCACCAAGTCCAAGAACGAGTCTCATGTTTGGCAGTCAAGCGGCTGTGAAAGGCGAACACCTCTACACTGCTCTGCCACAGAAGGCACCACCGAtggattctttgaagaaaagaagaaatacttGCCCCACAAAGAAGCTGTCTTAATCAACAACGAGACAACACAACAAGGCTGCCGGACGGCTTGTCTCAACAATTGCTCCTGCACAGCCTTTTCTTTCGCTATTTCTGATCCACCCATCTGTAGATTGTGGTTTGGGGAATTGTTCGGAATGCGTGATGATTCATCTGCCGGCCAGTCTGTTTTCATTAGGCTGGCTGCATCTGAGTTACGCCGCTCGACCTCAAAGGGAAGCAGGAAAGCCCATGCTCATAGCATTTTACTTCCTGCTACGGGCGCTGCTGCAGCTGTTGTTTTAGCTTTCCTGTTGGTCGGATTTCTTCTCTGGAGATGTCGAAGACAGCCCAAGAAAAGCGTTGAAGAGGACGTGCCAACTTCACTGAAATCATTCACTTACAAAGAGTTGCGAATTGCAACCCAGAATTTCAAGCATAAGCTGGGTAGCGGAGCATTCGGTTCTGTGTTCAAAGGAACTCTGCCAGACAACACGCTTGTGGCTGTTAAAAGATTAGAAGGTTCTGGACAAGTAGAAAAGCAATTCCGGGCTGAAATAAGCACCATCGGGAGAATACAGCATGTGAATTTGGTGAGGCTCTGGGGATTCTGCGTTGAAGGCTCTCGAAGGCTACTGGTGTATGCCTACATGCCCAATGGCTCTCTAAAGTCTTTCCTCTTCTGTAAAGATGAAGAGGTAGAGAAGGTGTTGGATTGGAAGACTCGGTTTGAGATCGCACTGGGCACTGCACGAGGATTAGTTTACCTCCATGAAGAATGCAGGGATCGCATCATTCACTGCGATATCAAGCCTGAAAACATTCTGTTGGATGGCGACTTCAGCCCCAAGGTGGCCGATTTTGGGCTGGCAAAGCTGGTGGGCAGAGATTTCAGCCGCGTACTGACGACCACAAGAGGAACTCGAGGGTATTTGGCTCCTGAGTGGATATCTGGCCTTCCCATCACTCCCAAGGCGGATGTATTCAGTTTTGGCATGACTTTGCTGGAAATTATATCTGGGCGAAGAAATCTTGAGCCAAATGTGGAGGAGAGCAGATTCTACTTTCCTACCTGGGCTTCGTCTCAAATTCAGAGAGGAAACATAATAGGTGTTGTGGATGCAAAGATAGCGAATGAGGTGGATACTGAAGAGGTAGGAAGAGCCGCTATGGTGGGGATGCTGTGCATTCAAGACGATGAGAATAGGAGGCCGAGCATGAGGGAAGTAGTGAAGATATTGGAAGGCACTATGGAGGCTCCTGCGCTACAAATTCCAAGGTCTGTAGTGGTGCAGGTAGGTCAGGTCGACGACGAAGAAGACAGCGACAGCTTCCAGTTCACTTCAGCAAGCAAAACAACGGGCTCGCGAGCAGGTCTTAATTGGTGTTGTTATTATAGTAACAAAGATTAA